The sequence CGACGGCCCGCGCTGTCGGTGCACGTCGCCAGGCCCGGCCGGAAGGGGTGAACGAAGTGCTCAGGATCGTGAACCGGGTCCTGCTGGGCCTCGCGGGTCTGCTCCTGGTCGTGCTCGGCGGCTCCGTGCTCGCCGTGGGCCTCGGGGTGAATCCTCCCTCGTGGTGGATCCACGACGGCAGGCACGACGTGCTGCTGAGCGACGCCGACCGGGAGCGGTGGCGGGGCGACGGCTGGTGGTGGCCGACCGTCATCGCCGTACTGGCCGTGGCCGTGCTGCTCGCCCTGTGGTGGCTGACCGCGGTACTGCGGCGGCGCCGGCTCGCCGAGGTGCTCGTCGACACCGGGGACGGCGAGGGCGCGCTGCTGCGGAGTCGGGCCCTGGAGGGCGTACTGGCAGGTGAGGCGGGCGCGTTGGAAGGCGTACGGGGCGCGCAGGCGTCGCTCGTCGGGCGGCGCAGTTCCCCCGAGGCGCGGATCCGTCTGCTGCTGGAGCCGCACGCCGACCCCGGGGAGACCCTGAACCGCCTGACGACGGAGTCGCTCGCCCACGCCAGGGACTCGGCGGGCCTCGCGTCCCTCCCGGCGGAGGCACGCCTACGCGCAGCAAAACACGCCGCAGAACGAGTCAACTGACCCGCGCCCTGTCGTCTTTGCCGGAACGACTCGACTGACCCGCGCCCGTCTCTTTCGGGGGCGCGGGGAACTGCGCGACAAGCCCCCACCGGCCCGCAGCCGAACGACGACCCACAGCCGGGGCCAGGTCCGCCCGGGTCAGG is a genomic window of Streptomyces sp. NBC_00414 containing:
- the amaP gene encoding alkaline shock response membrane anchor protein AmaP is translated as MLRIVNRVLLGLAGLLLVVLGGSVLAVGLGVNPPSWWIHDGRHDVLLSDADRERWRGDGWWWPTVIAVLAVAVLLALWWLTAVLRRRRLAEVLVDTGDGEGALLRSRALEGVLAGEAGALEGVRGAQASLVGRRSSPEARIRLLLEPHADPGETLNRLTTESLAHARDSAGLASLPAEARLRAAKHAAERVN